CACTCAAATGCAGCAACAACTCTGGACAGATAATGCACCTCCACCTGCAGTAATTGATGGTGATTTAAGCCAGTACCGAACAGGAATTCCATTAAGAAAACTCGCGCAACCAGATGATATTGCCAATACCGTGAACTTTTTACTTTCGGACCGAGCGGCCCAAATTACGATGCAAGAAATAGTGGTAGATGGAGGAGCTACACTTGGGGTTTAAAGCTTACTTCAGCACAACAATACACTGAAATTAAAGAACAAATATTTTTAAAGATAGAAAAGGAAAATACCAATGAGTATTCCAAAGATTGCAAGTTACAGCATGCCCCAAGCGCACGAATTTACTCCAAACAAAACAAATTGGCCACTACATACCAGCCGAGCTGTTTTATTGGTTCATGATATGCAGCAATATTTTTTAGATTTCTATGATCTAACCCAAGAACCTATTCCAGAACTAATTCAAAACACTAAGGCATTAATTGATGCTGCTCGCCAGTCTAATATTCCCGTTGTCTATACAGCACAACCTGGCAACCAATCACCAGAATATCGGCAGTTATTAACCGACTTTTGGGGGCCTGGTTTAAAGGATGAGCCAAACATCACACAGATTTTTCCGAAAATTTCACCTCAAAAAAATGATACGGTACTTACTAAGTGGAGATATAGTGTTTTTAAATTTTCTCCGCTCGAACAACTCATGCGTGACTCTGGTCGCGATCAACTGATTATCTGTGGGGTATATGCACATATTGGTTGTTTAATGAGTGCTGCGGAAGCATTTATGCTAAACATACAGCCATTTTTATG
The window above is part of the Acinetobacter baumannii genome. Proteins encoded here:
- a CDS encoding isochorismatase family protein, which produces MSIPKIASYSMPQAHEFTPNKTNWPLHTSRAVLLVHDMQQYFLDFYDLTQEPIPELIQNTKALIDAARQSNIPVVYTAQPGNQSPEYRQLLTDFWGPGLKDEPNITQIFPKISPQKNDTVLTKWRYSVFKFSPLEQLMRDSGRDQLIICGVYAHIGCLMSAAEAFMLNIQPFLCGDALADFSREEHDMALKYASTRCAQVMTTQQVIQAWIQE